The segment tctgtctctgcaATGAAATGGGAGGAGGAAAGGGTTTGTCTGTGAGGCTGTATGGTGGCGGAAGATGGAGAATATAAAGCGAGGTTATGTGGATGATGAGGCTCTCGATGATAGACACGTGGATGGACACGATTGTGAGATGGTTGAAGGCGCGTGGCAGGCTTGTGGCGTTGTTGCTTTGCTGGAAGATACATTCTTTTGTTTGCGTTGATTTCGGCCCATTTACATTTTTGGCTGGCTTTTCCTGATAGACTCACGTAAGCGtggatttagaaaataaattatactgctaaaatagtaaaatatcttttttttttcttgtgtcgCAAGTAGTAAATTCCTTTTAGAAatagtaaatatcatatataaatctattGGATTTGATTAAATAAACTGTAATGATTTCGTTTCTATGATTACATTTTCACTTACCATATTTGGGGCCAGTTAGATTTGTTTCTATGATTACATTTCCACCTATATAACTAGCTCACAGTATTTACAGACACAAACTGATGATGAAACGGTAAAACACATAAGTGAAAGAAAACCAGAGAAACTACTTGAAGAATCAAAgaactataaaaaaaatctactacTCTACAAACATTCCACAACTACCAAACTTCTCCACTCGTTTCTATCGACTGGTGGAGGCAAAAGCGTCAGGTGAGTCTGGTAATTCGAAAATAGTGACATGTAATTGTTTAGGGCTTCTTATTAATAGGTGTTATTAGAACACAACTATTGGAGATGTCAAGAGATGAGTATtttgacaaattatttgtttttttttttttgttaaacacaTTGACAAATGGGAGGTGATGCATCATGCATGGAAGCATTATTAGCTAATGTCGTCTTGAGATAAAAGCAAGAGTATCGAAACCTGTATTAACTATGTCGGTATATAGAGACACGTTCTCAGATTGTGAAACGGGACTTGATCGCTTGGTCGACTAGTCGGATGAACATCTTCACCCGACTCTATCTTACTTAcattagagaacaaaacacaacATATACAAACCTCTTTAGTATTGTTACAAGATCTAGAGATATGAACCAAGCTTAGACTTCACAAACAAAACAGGTAAACACTAAGGATCATTAATTCAGAAGAAAATGCCGGCCACTACAACAGGTTTTATCAATTCGAATCATATAGCTATCTGATCAACTTGAGAAAAGACAAAAACAGCTGTtccaacccaaaaaaaaaaacatgaaagacTCTTAACACCAAAATCATACAAAACCAAATGAGCAAAAACATAATCAACCCAAAAAAATGATGGATTCAATGTGCTTCAACATTAGATGTCACAATGAATGAAACGATCAAGCAAATGGATCACGTGCCGAATCGAACCCACCTCTTcgaaacaaaaattaaactcTCCCCGAGGCAGCAGAACCACCAAGGAACGAGAGCAACCCAGCGTTAGCAGGCTCCTGATCATCCATAAACAGATCATCCGGAACCACAAACGCACCGTGCAAACAAACAATCGCGACGCCGATCATCAACGCCGACGTCAAAAGCGACCCGACGCTCGTCATAAACACCACAACGACCGTAACCAACGCGAGGCCGAGCAGCGTCTCCCGATCGGAGAAAGCGCGCCCGAACACGACGAGCGGCTGATCCGCCGGGCGGAAAACGTAGAGGAACATCCACCCGGCGAGGAGGCCGACGAGGACGAGGAGGGAGAGGGGATGCGAGAAGAGGGAGAAGGCGAGGACGAGGGAGACGACGGCGGCGTAGTTCACCTTGAAGTAGGCGAGATTCTTCCTGATCCGGGATAGAGCGTCGGTGAGGGACTCGGGCCGCGCCATGGAGCTCCGATCCACGAGCTCCGTCCAGGGGCGGCGCTGCGATAGGCCGTCGCGGATCGAGGAGGAGAGGCGGGAGAAGAAGGTGCGGAAGGCGGGCGTGTTGATCGGCGGCTGGGATTGAGCGGCTTGCTGATTGGTGACGGGGATCGTCGGTGGACTGGCCATGGCGGTGGCGGGTGATTTTGACTGAGAGGATTCTCGATCTTAAAGATTGAATAAGAAACGAGATTGGACCGGTTCGGCTGATCCATAAAGGTTGCGCTGGCCCAGAACCGTCGGGTCACGGGTTCGAAAACCTTTTTGCTTTACTAAACAAGTTCGTAGCTAAAAATTGCAATTGAATTAATGTATAAGAACTGATctcaaatattaaatcaaaactACATTTGTTATTTATCCTCTAATTATGTAAAAAGCATCGTCCGAGTATAACcagataaaatgaaaaaattatgagatagacctggactttttaaaaataaactagatttaaggacgggtatattttttgttagaaaattattttacgtaataaaaattatatgacttattttacttaattttttgttgataaattatatactttaaccttttatgaaatttatcttaaatttatttgtatgatttatttttgttattttcaatatgactaaattttagaagactctaaataactCTAATccataatatgattttatttatttagtttatgtgatacTAACCcgtaataaaattacaaaatattttttgtaattttattaaatttagtttatgtgatttagtttttattttaaatgaaactgttttttaaggagttgagataattcagaggtatattatgattttgttgatctaatcatttgttattaataataatcaataaaaatattaagaataaatgaattttatttataaatttgaatttatttttaattataacaaaatctattgagaaaaatctaacaaaatcttactcaatgttttaaatatttttattaaataatatattaattatttcgtaattaataatataaattaatattagtatTAAGTTTTTGAATTAAAGAAacattatctattaaaaatcgCAGCATATCTTTTTAGAAATGATACTTGCCACAGTAATAGATATTATTAGtttgaatataaattatttagttgattaattaaaggaaaataattaaaagcatatattaaaaatatacaatggcaaaaaaattctaaatatttcaactttttaaGGTGTCATCAAAAAAGCCccttgtgttttaatagtatagatttaaaaACTTATTCGTAGTTAtacaaattaagaaattatatatatgaattcatctcaaatattttatgatttctgatttatatcaattattcttaatatataactatatacaCTGCTACAAGTAAAGaagattaaagaagaaaaatggtTGATGTGTCCTATTGCATAAATAATGTGTCCTATTGCATAAATGAGTTATTCATGCAGAGAGATAgagatttaaaatgatttatttttaaatgaaaattttgaatttttaaaccttatttaaaatttattattattgaactttatattttatataatactcCAAAATCTactattatcaaaaatattttaagttgcagaattttaaaataatttcaaagtgtTAATCATTTATTCATGATGATGAGAAACTAACACAGCGATCGAAAATCAGTTTTAagctatataatattttgaaaatcttattttataagttaaaatGTAATATTCATAATCTATGCAACATATAACTCCGCATATGAATATATGATGCATAACAAACGTTGTCGTTTTATTTGTGTAATCaggttaaaaaagaaaaattcatagAGTAGaatgtaaattttaataaattaattttccttttatagatCAATTTTGTTTGAACTATTTACCTATAAGACTCAATAATACAATCcagtgtaaaaaaaaaatcaattttatcgc is part of the Raphanus sativus cultivar WK10039 chromosome 5, ASM80110v3, whole genome shotgun sequence genome and harbors:
- the LOC130495117 gene encoding PRA1 family protein B1, yielding MASPPTIPVTNQQAAQSQPPINTPAFRTFFSRLSSSIRDGLSQRRPWTELVDRSSMARPESLTDALSRIRKNLAYFKVNYAAVVSLVLAFSLFSHPLSLLVLVGLLAGWMFLYVFRPADQPLVVFGRAFSDRETLLGLALVTVVVVFMTSVGSLLTSALMIGVAIVCLHGAFVVPDDLFMDDQEPANAGLLSFLGGSAASGRV